One region of Limnospira fusiformis SAG 85.79 genomic DNA includes:
- the era gene encoding GTPase Era, producing the protein MDSMFPVSIPVAPAGYKSGFVGIIGRPNVGKSTLMNKLVGQKIAITSPIAQTTRNRLRGILTTESAQIIFVDTPGIHKPHHQLGKVLVKNAKLAIASVDVLVFVVDSSVMSGGGDRYIVDLLTHTKVPVILGLNKWDLQPDQYEAIDQSYQQFAEANQWQMVKFSASTGAGLETLQNLLINSLDPGPYYYPPDLVTDQPERFIMGELIREQILLHTREEVPHSVAIAIDKVEEDVKITRILATIHVERLSQKGILIGKGGQMLKTIGSAARQQIQKLVDGKVYLELFVRVQPKWRQSRNQLAELGYRVEE; encoded by the coding sequence ATGGACTCTATGTTTCCGGTGAGTATTCCGGTCGCGCCAGCAGGCTACAAATCAGGTTTTGTCGGCATTATCGGCCGCCCCAATGTGGGGAAATCAACTCTGATGAATAAGTTGGTAGGACAGAAAATTGCGATTACTTCTCCTATCGCTCAAACTACTCGTAACCGCTTACGGGGAATTCTTACTACTGAGTCCGCTCAAATTATTTTCGTCGATACGCCGGGAATTCATAAGCCACATCATCAGTTAGGTAAGGTGTTGGTAAAGAATGCCAAATTGGCGATCGCCTCGGTGGATGTGTTAGTCTTTGTGGTGGATAGTTCGGTGATGTCGGGGGGTGGCGATCGCTATATCGTCGATTTACTGACTCATACTAAAGTCCCCGTGATTTTGGGTTTAAATAAGTGGGACTTACAGCCAGATCAATATGAGGCGATCGACCAGAGTTATCAGCAGTTCGCTGAAGCTAATCAATGGCAAATGGTCAAGTTTTCTGCCTCTACTGGTGCGGGGCTAGAAACATTACAAAATCTGTTAATTAACAGTTTAGATCCCGGTCCCTATTATTACCCTCCCGATTTAGTGACTGACCAACCGGAAAGGTTTATTATGGGTGAGTTAATTCGTGAACAGATTTTGCTACACACCCGCGAGGAAGTACCGCACTCTGTGGCGATCGCTATTGATAAAGTAGAGGAAGATGTTAAGATTACCCGCATTTTAGCCACCATTCATGTCGAACGTCTTTCCCAAAAAGGCATTTTAATTGGGAAGGGCGGACAAATGCTCAAAACTATTGGTAGCGCCGCCCGCCAACAAATTCAAAAGTTAGTAGATGGAAAGGTTTATCTCGAGTTGTTTGTGCGCGTTCAACCTAAGTGGCGACAGTCGCGAAATCAGTTGGCTGAGTTGGGTTATCGGGTCGAAGAATAG
- a CDS encoding efflux RND transporter periplasmic adaptor subunit produces the protein MLTDPKPETESPNGLVKHDFQPPVVAKPPRRRPKWWAIALLALGILAVPMVAHRVYHRKPNSLQMVEALTVPVEAKDLTVTVRASGVVQPVRRVNLSPKTQGRLAQLYVEQGDRVEAGQIIARMESNELEAQRLQAQARLERTQANLAKLRQGSRPEAIASARARLERAIARLAELQAGTRQEEIAVASARLREAEIRLFDARSGSLQNEIDQAQSRIQANLAELELAQGRVQRYEELKSQGAVSEDTLDGYRRDQRRLEALQDEAKQRLAQLQENRRSQIERLEATVEQERQNLQQLQNGTRPEVIRQAESDVTEARSQLNELENGTRPEDIAAAEADVREAESQLRYYQVLLEDTNIRAPFAGIITQRYAVEGAFVTPATSASDASSATSTSIVALAKDLEVLAKIPETDIVQIEPLQKVEIVADAYPDQVFEGAVHLIAPEAIKERDVTLFQARIDIRTGQDVLQSGMNVNLRFVGRQLNQAVVVPTVAIITNRGNTGVLIPNQEGQPEFKPVTIGSQIGNEIQILQGVTTGDRVFIELPPGQKLEDIIQ, from the coding sequence ATGTTAACAGATCCCAAACCCGAAACCGAGTCCCCTAACGGTCTCGTTAAGCATGACTTCCAACCCCCAGTAGTAGCAAAACCGCCCCGACGTAGACCCAAATGGTGGGCGATCGCACTGCTGGCTTTAGGAATTCTCGCCGTTCCCATGGTCGCGCACCGAGTCTATCATCGCAAGCCTAACTCACTACAAATGGTGGAAGCGTTGACTGTACCAGTGGAAGCCAAGGATCTGACTGTAACCGTTAGGGCGAGTGGAGTTGTACAACCCGTGCGCCGGGTCAATTTGAGTCCCAAAACTCAAGGGCGTTTAGCTCAATTGTACGTTGAACAGGGCGATCGTGTCGAAGCCGGTCAAATTATTGCGCGCATGGAGAGTAACGAACTCGAAGCGCAACGGCTACAAGCGCAAGCCAGGTTAGAACGCACCCAAGCCAATTTGGCAAAACTGCGCCAAGGCTCTCGTCCCGAAGCCATTGCGAGCGCCAGAGCCCGCCTAGAACGCGCGATCGCACGCCTAGCAGAGTTGCAGGCTGGAACACGCCAAGAAGAAATTGCCGTGGCATCTGCGAGGCTTAGAGAGGCGGAAATTCGCTTATTTGATGCCCGGTCCGGGAGCCTGCAAAATGAAATTGACCAAGCGCAATCAAGAATACAAGCTAATTTAGCTGAGTTGGAATTGGCCCAAGGACGGGTACAGCGCTATGAAGAATTGAAAAGTCAGGGGGCTGTTTCTGAGGATACTTTGGATGGCTATAGGCGAGATCAACGCCGCTTGGAGGCTTTACAGGATGAGGCTAAACAGCGACTAGCACAACTTCAGGAAAATAGGCGATCGCAAATTGAACGATTGGAAGCTACCGTTGAACAGGAACGTCAGAATTTGCAACAGTTACAAAATGGCACTCGTCCTGAAGTTATCAGACAGGCTGAGTCTGATGTTACCGAGGCGCGTAGTCAGTTGAATGAGTTGGAAAATGGCACTCGTCCTGAAGATATTGCCGCCGCTGAAGCTGATGTCCGCGAGGCTGAAAGTCAACTGCGCTATTATCAAGTGCTGTTAGAAGATACTAATATTCGTGCGCCTTTTGCTGGAATTATTACTCAAAGATATGCCGTTGAGGGCGCTTTTGTCACTCCGGCTACTTCCGCCTCTGATGCTAGTTCTGCTACCTCTACTTCAATTGTCGCTTTGGCTAAGGATTTGGAAGTTTTAGCGAAAATCCCCGAAACTGATATTGTCCAAATTGAACCATTACAAAAGGTGGAAATTGTCGCCGATGCTTACCCAGATCAGGTCTTTGAAGGTGCAGTGCATTTAATCGCCCCGGAAGCTATTAAAGAACGGGATGTTACCCTGTTTCAAGCCAGGATTGATATTCGCACCGGACAGGATGTATTACAGTCGGGAATGAATGTTAATTTACGGTTTGTCGGTCGCCAACTTAATCAAGCTGTTGTGGTTCCGACTGTGGCGATTATTACTAATCGGGGAAATACCGGTGTACTCATTCCTAACCAGGAAGGTCAACCAGAATTTAAACCGGTTACTATCGGTTCACAAATTGGTAATGAAATCCAGATTTTGCAAGGAGTTACTACAGGCGATCGCGTTTTTATTGAATTGCCACCCGGACAAAAACTTGAAGATATTATACAATAA
- a CDS encoding ABC transporter permease gives MHIVESIKMSSATLLANKMRSSLTMLGIIIGNASVIAMIGIGEGAQTFVENQVNSLGPNVLFIVPGSPEAQRRPVYPPQNLILEDALAIAEQVPSVEAVAPSLTASELISYQSRNASASIIGTTPEYMSVRSFDIAKGRFISDLDIQRNEQVVALGSEIAEQLFGNEDPIGKQVRLKDITLQVIGVMQPKGSSLGSNEDMNAFIPITTVANRITGRSSPYGLQVTFISVSIKEAHQMRAAQFQIENLLRLRHKITDEDDFTVRNQQDLMNILGQITGALTLMLAATAAISLLVGGIGIMNIMLVSVTERTQEIGLRKAIGASQNDILIQFIIEAIILSVAGGLIGTGLGVSGVLMVGILTPLEAGISTSAIAVAVSVSGGIGLFFGVVPARRAAALDPIVALRSI, from the coding sequence ATGCATATTGTAGAAAGTATCAAAATGTCCTCAGCGACATTATTGGCTAATAAAATGAGAAGCAGCCTAACTATGTTAGGCATTATTATAGGTAATGCCTCAGTTATTGCTATGATAGGTATTGGAGAAGGCGCGCAAACCTTTGTCGAAAATCAAGTTAATTCCTTGGGTCCTAATGTATTATTTATTGTACCCGGAAGCCCGGAAGCCCAGAGAAGACCTGTTTATCCCCCTCAAAATTTAATCCTAGAAGATGCACTGGCGATCGCTGAACAAGTCCCCTCAGTCGAAGCCGTTGCCCCTTCCTTAACAGCTAGTGAATTAATCTCTTATCAGAGTAGGAATGCCTCCGCTTCTATAATTGGCACTACCCCAGAATATATGAGTGTCCGCAGCTTTGATATTGCCAAAGGACGGTTTATTTCTGATTTGGATATTCAGCGAAATGAACAGGTAGTCGCCCTCGGTTCAGAAATAGCAGAACAATTATTTGGTAATGAAGACCCCATCGGTAAACAAGTCCGACTCAAAGATATTACATTGCAGGTAATTGGAGTCATGCAACCCAAGGGTTCAAGTTTAGGAAGTAATGAGGATATGAATGCTTTTATCCCCATTACCACCGTGGCTAATCGCATTACTGGGCGCAGTTCTCCCTATGGTTTACAAGTTACCTTTATTTCCGTTTCTATTAAAGAAGCACATCAGATGAGGGCGGCACAATTTCAAATTGAGAATTTGCTACGTTTACGACATAAAATTACTGATGAAGATGATTTTACGGTTCGTAATCAACAGGATTTAATGAATATCCTCGGACAAATTACTGGCGCTTTAACCTTGATGTTAGCAGCCACGGCGGCGATTTCCTTGTTAGTTGGGGGAATTGGAATTATGAATATTATGTTAGTTTCCGTCACAGAAAGAACCCAGGAAATTGGTCTGAGAAAAGCTATAGGCGCTTCCCAAAATGATATTCTCATTCAGTTTATTATTGAAGCGATTATCTTATCTGTAGCCGGGGGATTAATTGGTACAGGTTTAGGTGTTAGTGGTGTGTTAATGGTGGGAATACTAACACCTTTAGAAGCTGGAATTTCCACAAGTGCGATCGCAGTCGCGGTCAGCGTTTCTGGGGGTATTGGCTTATTTTTCGGTGTAGTTCCCGCCAGACGCGCCGCCGCCCTTGATCCAATCGTCGCCCTCCGCAGTATTTAA
- a CDS encoding SpoIID/LytB domain-containing protein: protein MSSGIFLVSLLIRPLQRYGWLSLLLWLLMMSPAAASVLMRVAITTDSNQIKVGSSTPATVRDGSGRVLGQIPNMGATVAQSASGQVSLSQWKAGQIWVEPSQNGKVWIGDNWYRGRVLLVQRNGGLMAINYVDLDQYLYSVLGAEMGGNWPQEALKAQAVAARTYALYKRQNNSSQIYDLGDTQTYQVYRGVSGESPGTQTAVRATAGQVLTYNGRVILAVFHSSSGGHTENVEDVWENPLPYLRGVPDFDSGSPVFEWTRTFSTNDLSNRISGVGQISSMTPERTSAFGSVISMRVVGSGGTRTISGEQIARALGLRSTRFRVDRNNASGNFVVTGRGFGHGVGLSQWGAYSLANAGYNYQQILAHYYRNTTLARIQVQ, encoded by the coding sequence ATGAGTTCAGGAATATTTTTGGTTTCACTCTTGATTCGTCCCCTCCAGCGTTATGGCTGGCTATCCCTGCTGCTGTGGCTGCTGATGATGTCCCCAGCAGCCGCTTCCGTGTTAATGCGGGTGGCGATAACCACTGACAGCAATCAAATTAAAGTCGGAAGTTCCACCCCAGCAACAGTGCGCGACGGTAGCGGTAGGGTCTTGGGACAAATTCCCAATATGGGCGCAACTGTCGCCCAATCTGCATCTGGTCAGGTATCCCTCAGTCAATGGAAAGCAGGTCAAATTTGGGTCGAACCCTCCCAAAATGGCAAAGTATGGATAGGTGATAATTGGTATCGGGGGCGGGTGTTATTAGTCCAGCGCAATGGTGGGCTAATGGCTATTAATTATGTCGATCTCGATCAGTATCTCTACAGTGTCCTAGGGGCGGAAATGGGGGGAAATTGGCCCCAGGAAGCCCTGAAAGCCCAAGCTGTGGCGGCGCGGACCTATGCACTGTATAAGCGCCAAAATAATAGCAGTCAGATTTATGATTTGGGGGATACTCAAACCTATCAGGTCTATCGCGGTGTGTCTGGGGAGTCGCCAGGGACTCAGACGGCGGTTAGGGCGACAGCAGGTCAGGTGTTAACTTACAATGGTCGGGTGATTTTGGCTGTTTTCCATTCTTCCTCTGGGGGTCACACCGAAAATGTTGAGGATGTCTGGGAAAATCCCTTACCCTACCTGCGGGGGGTTCCAGATTTTGATAGTGGTTCTCCCGTCTTTGAATGGACAAGGACTTTTTCCACTAATGACCTTAGTAACCGCATTTCAGGAGTTGGTCAAATTTCCTCTATGACACCAGAAAGAACCTCCGCTTTTGGAAGTGTGATTTCCATGAGAGTGGTCGGAAGTGGCGGAACTCGCACTATTAGCGGTGAGCAGATCGCTAGGGCTTTGGGGTTGCGTAGCACCAGATTTAGGGTGGATCGTAACAATGCTTCTGGCAATTTTGTAGTCACTGGTCGCGGTTTTGGTCATGGTGTGGGTTTGAGTCAATGGGGGGCTTATAGTTTAGCTAATGCTGGATATAATTATCAGCAAATTCTCGCTCATTATTATCGAAATACAACTCTCGCTAGAATCCAAGTCCAATAA
- a CDS encoding Tex family protein, with translation MLNITQILVQELSLKRVQVENTLALFAEGATIPFVARYRKEMTGSLDEIQLRTLAERYSYLTELEERKNSILEAIASQGKLTDELQTQIENCLLKTELEDLYLPYRPKRRTRATMAKEKGLAPLAELISSLNQPQAPKVSLESEAAQYIDAEKGVKTVADALAGAADILAEQVAETAHLRADVRDFLINDGAFVSKIKDDYPEGSTKFEMYRNFRENVMDIKPHNLLALFRGETEGVLKVDLDFDESLVLHHLESQVIRSKNREIRQFYQDMIKDAFNRLMKNSLISEIRSDRKSYADLESIKTFEANLRELLLSPPAGMKPTLAIDPGFRTGCKVAVLSETGKFCEYQAIFPHQSQSQRQQATKTIQDLIKKYKIALIAIGNGTAGRETEEFVNQAIASLESPPITVMVNESGASIYSASDVAREEFADLDLTIRGAISIGRRLQDPLAELVKIDPKSIGVGQYQHDVDQKLLKKKLDETVESCVNYVGVELNTASQQLLTFVSGITPTIAQNIVKYRNENGAFKNRKQLLKVAKLGPKAFQQSAGFLRIRGGVNPLDNTAVHPESYSVVEQILADVEIPLNAISKTAEKLKKIDLKRYVTDTVGLPTLKDIIAELEKPGRDPRAEFKYATFRDDIKEVSDLKPGMELEGIVTNVVNFGAFVDVGVHQYGLVHISQLADRFVEDPQQIVRVGQVVKVKVLEVNEKLNRISLSMRIRS, from the coding sequence ATGCTTAATATTACTCAAATTCTAGTTCAGGAACTTTCGTTAAAACGGGTTCAAGTTGAAAATACATTGGCATTATTTGCGGAAGGGGCGACTATTCCATTTGTTGCACGTTATCGCAAAGAAATGACGGGTTCCCTTGATGAAATTCAACTGCGGACTCTGGCGGAAAGATATAGTTATTTAACTGAACTTGAGGAACGAAAAAATAGCATTTTGGAGGCGATCGCCTCTCAGGGAAAACTCACGGATGAACTACAGACCCAAATTGAGAACTGTTTGTTAAAAACGGAACTTGAGGATTTATATCTTCCTTACCGTCCCAAACGTCGCACCCGCGCCACTATGGCTAAGGAAAAAGGATTAGCACCCCTAGCTGAGTTGATTAGTTCCCTTAACCAACCCCAAGCGCCCAAGGTTTCCCTAGAGTCAGAAGCGGCTCAATATATCGATGCAGAAAAGGGGGTTAAAACGGTGGCAGATGCCCTGGCTGGAGCCGCCGATATTTTAGCGGAACAGGTGGCAGAGACGGCGCATTTAAGGGCAGATGTGCGCGATTTTTTAATCAATGATGGTGCGTTTGTATCCAAGATTAAAGATGATTACCCAGAAGGTTCGACTAAATTTGAAATGTATCGGAATTTTCGGGAAAATGTGATGGATATTAAACCCCATAACCTGTTGGCATTATTCCGGGGAGAAACTGAGGGGGTTCTCAAGGTGGATTTAGATTTTGATGAGTCTTTGGTGCTGCATCATTTGGAATCTCAAGTTATTCGCAGTAAAAATCGGGAGATTCGCCAGTTTTATCAGGATATGATTAAAGATGCTTTTAATCGTCTGATGAAAAATTCGTTAATTAGTGAAATTAGGAGCGATCGCAAATCCTACGCAGACCTAGAATCTATTAAGACGTTTGAAGCTAATTTGCGGGAATTATTACTATCTCCACCAGCGGGAATGAAGCCTACTTTAGCTATTGACCCTGGTTTCAGGACAGGTTGTAAAGTGGCGGTATTGTCGGAAACTGGCAAGTTTTGCGAATATCAGGCAATTTTTCCCCACCAGTCACAGTCACAACGTCAACAAGCGACCAAAACGATTCAAGACTTAATTAAAAAGTACAAAATCGCATTAATTGCTATTGGAAATGGTACGGCTGGACGGGAAACGGAAGAGTTTGTTAATCAGGCGATCGCCTCTTTAGAATCTCCACCTATTACGGTAATGGTAAACGAGTCTGGTGCTTCTATTTATTCGGCGAGTGATGTCGCGCGGGAAGAATTTGCTGATTTAGATCTGACAATTCGGGGGGCGATTAGTATTGGTCGCCGCCTCCAAGACCCGTTAGCAGAATTAGTTAAAATTGACCCCAAATCGATTGGTGTCGGACAATATCAACATGATGTTGACCAAAAATTACTCAAGAAAAAACTTGATGAAACGGTAGAAAGTTGTGTCAACTATGTGGGAGTTGAATTAAATACGGCTTCCCAACAACTCTTAACTTTTGTGTCTGGAATTACTCCCACTATCGCCCAAAATATTGTTAAATATCGCAATGAAAATGGGGCATTTAAAAATCGTAAACAGCTTTTAAAAGTGGCGAAATTAGGGCCGAAAGCCTTTCAACAATCGGCGGGATTTTTGCGGATTCGTGGGGGTGTTAATCCCCTAGATAATACGGCGGTTCACCCGGAAAGTTATTCGGTAGTTGAACAAATTTTAGCGGATGTGGAAATCCCTTTAAATGCGATTAGCAAAACTGCTGAAAAACTCAAAAAAATCGACTTAAAACGCTATGTAACAGATACGGTCGGCTTACCTACCCTCAAGGATATTATCGCCGAATTAGAGAAACCTGGACGTGATCCACGCGCTGAGTTTAAATATGCTACTTTCCGGGATGATATTAAAGAGGTGTCGGACTTAAAACCGGGAATGGAGTTAGAGGGAATTGTTACTAATGTGGTTAATTTTGGGGCTTTTGTAGATGTAGGAGTCCATCAATATGGGTTAGTTCATATTTCCCAATTAGCCGATCGCTTTGTGGAAGACCCTCAACAAATTGTCCGGGTCGGACAGGTGGTGAAAGTCAAGGTTTTGGAAGTCAACGAAAAGTTAAATCGGATTAGTTTATCGATGAGAATACGCAGTTAA
- a CDS encoding RNA-guided endonuclease InsQ/TnpB family protein, with protein sequence MPYKAFRTKLKLNDRQATLMAKHAGYARFVFNWGLHLWRSAYEEGLKPNVNSIKKVFTNYVKPQYPWMSELSSKVYQYAFINLGDAFKRFFKGISSYPKFKKKGHHDSFTLDNSGKPFKLSGTRHKLPFVGWVSTFEAQPESGVKKVTITRQAGDWYMSFFVEITPEITPKYRERIGVDLGINNLATCSDGTQFSNPKAYKAATQKLARLQCHLSRKVKGSKNWAKCLLKVQKLHQRVANIRRDTIHKITTFLAKNHSQVVIEDLNVSGMLKNHGLAGSIADASFYEFRRQLGYKAERYGSKLIIADRFYPSSQLCSNCGHRQQMPLVRRTFECPNCGLKIDRDLNASRNLEKSPGSDDYTCGRGAADSPGRSKK encoded by the coding sequence ATGCCTTACAAAGCTTTCCGGACAAAACTAAAACTCAATGACCGTCAAGCTACCTTGATGGCCAAACACGCGGGTTATGCTCGGTTCGTGTTTAATTGGGGATTACACTTATGGAGGTCAGCTTATGAAGAGGGACTCAAGCCTAACGTCAACTCCATCAAAAAGGTTTTTACGAATTATGTAAAACCTCAATATCCTTGGATGTCTGAATTGTCTTCTAAAGTTTATCAATATGCCTTCATTAATCTAGGGGATGCCTTTAAGCGCTTCTTCAAGGGAATAAGCAGTTATCCTAAATTTAAGAAGAAAGGCCACCATGATAGTTTTACGCTTGACAATTCCGGAAAGCCATTCAAGTTGTCAGGAACTCGCCATAAGCTGCCTTTTGTGGGCTGGGTTTCTACATTTGAGGCACAACCCGAAAGTGGGGTTAAGAAAGTCACTATAACGCGCCAAGCAGGTGACTGGTATATGAGCTTTTTCGTAGAAATCACGCCAGAAATTACACCGAAATATCGAGAGAGAATCGGGGTTGACCTAGGAATTAACAATTTGGCGACTTGCTCCGATGGGACCCAATTCTCTAATCCCAAGGCTTATAAAGCAGCCACCCAAAAACTAGCTCGATTACAATGTCATTTAAGTCGCAAAGTCAAAGGCTCGAAAAATTGGGCCAAATGTCTCTTAAAAGTTCAAAAGCTACATCAAAGAGTAGCAAACATTCGGCGGGACACCATTCATAAAATAACTACTTTCTTGGCTAAGAACCACAGCCAAGTAGTCATTGAAGATTTGAATGTGTCAGGTATGCTGAAAAATCATGGTTTGGCGGGTTCTATCGCTGATGCTTCATTTTATGAGTTCCGTCGTCAACTCGGTTACAAGGCAGAACGTTATGGTTCAAAGTTGATTATTGCCGATAGATTTTATCCATCCAGTCAACTTTGTTCTAACTGTGGCCATCGTCAACAAATGCCCCTAGTCCGTCGGACTTTTGAATGTCCAAACTGTGGGCTGAAGATTGATAGAGATTTGAACGCCAGTAGAAATTTAGAAAAATCGCCTGGTTCAGACGATTACACTTGTGGACGGGGTGCTGCCGACAGTCCCGGACGAAGCAAGAAATAA
- a CDS encoding serine hydrolase, whose product MAAQSTNFPYLGSPKRSLLNPLKSKTRWLGAVAIAVSIGLTPALPMLGSSSALYGATSLNELISLRDELLYILENPPESAGNSRQLMSLFPNQRREPSEQIIEQLRHVEVQIMIEQRANDNWKQAISLAHQAVDIGKSSPLSWETRQQMATFWQRAIANLQEIPQDSFLRGQATAKISEYQDNYNRLKFQLRNAQSEILEEIRVRSGLSRNATISVCNLNRHCASLRGSQTPASPASLIKVPVAIALLHKAAEEQVSFDQEIYVEGGNFTEDASSIRARQSYSLQMLMAQMIDHSSNIATNQLIDYLSADYINKLLERHGYQKTRVQFKLMGDRIMPFRPGRGRNSMTSDELTEMMVEIYNYEHPHSELLIEALGHQYDREIGYQALQGLKAQWLGEKTGQNSRVIGTTLAASIDGERYIITITDNSAGNIPQVRRAIAGIAEHIIMRGQL is encoded by the coding sequence ATGGCTGCACAATCGACCAATTTTCCCTACTTAGGCAGTCCCAAACGCAGTTTATTAAACCCACTCAAGTCAAAAACCCGGTGGCTGGGTGCTGTTGCCATTGCTGTCAGTATTGGCTTAACTCCAGCCTTACCTATGCTAGGGTCATCCTCAGCATTATATGGGGCTACTTCTCTCAATGAATTGATTAGCCTCCGGGACGAGTTATTATACATCCTAGAAAACCCCCCAGAATCAGCAGGTAATTCCCGTCAATTAATGTCATTATTTCCTAACCAGAGGCGGGAACCTTCTGAGCAGATAATCGAACAATTGCGCCACGTAGAAGTTCAAATCATGATTGAACAGCGGGCTAATGATAATTGGAAACAAGCGATAAGTTTAGCCCATCAAGCGGTAGATATTGGCAAAAGTTCTCCGCTATCCTGGGAAACTAGACAACAAATGGCAACCTTTTGGCAGAGGGCGATCGCCAATTTACAGGAAATTCCCCAGGATTCATTTTTAAGGGGACAAGCCACCGCGAAAATTTCCGAGTATCAAGACAACTATAATCGCCTCAAATTCCAGTTAAGAAACGCTCAATCGGAAATTTTAGAAGAAATTAGAGTTAGGAGTGGTTTATCGCGTAATGCGACCATCAGCGTTTGTAATTTAAACCGCCATTGTGCTAGTTTACGGGGTAGTCAAACTCCGGCGAGTCCGGCGAGTTTAATTAAAGTTCCTGTGGCGATCGCCTTATTACACAAAGCGGCTGAGGAACAGGTGAGTTTTGATCAAGAAATCTATGTCGAGGGGGGGAATTTTACCGAAGATGCTTCCTCAATTCGCGCCCGCCAATCCTACTCTCTCCAAATGTTAATGGCTCAAATGATTGACCATAGTAGTAATATCGCTACTAATCAACTTATCGACTATTTGAGTGCCGATTATATCAATAAACTACTAGAACGACACGGTTATCAAAAAACGCGGGTGCAATTTAAACTCATGGGCGATCGGATCATGCCTTTTAGACCCGGTAGAGGTCGCAATAGCATGACCAGTGATGAACTCACGGAAATGATGGTAGAAATCTACAACTATGAACACCCCCACTCGGAACTATTAATTGAGGCTTTAGGTCATCAGTACGATCGCGAAATTGGTTATCAAGCCTTACAAGGATTAAAAGCGCAGTGGTTAGGGGAAAAAACCGGTCAAAACTCTAGGGTAATTGGCACGACTTTAGCGGCTAGTATTGACGGGGAAAGGTATATTATTACCATTACCGATAACTCAGCCGGAAACATTCCCCAAGTCCGCAGAGCGATCGCTGGTATTGCCGAACATATTATCATGAGAGGGCAGTTATAA
- a CDS encoding alpha/beta fold hydrolase: MSLAVSLNSEIRGQGFPILCLHGHPGSGGCMSVFTDHLSQNYQTIAPDLRGYGKSQVKQPFEMTDHLQDIEQLLDSLKIDKCLIIGWSLGGILALELALTNPERFTGLILVATSAYPRGNHPPISWLDNLLTGIAGIINWIWPASQWNINLFGKRSLFRYLIQQHTATAYKYIAKQATPAYLQTSRPATIALRQALKNRYNRLAELGNISCHCLILAGECDRHITAISSQETAANLPNSQFNCYPNTAHLFPWEIPDQVITDIDNWIKNHPDIVDIR, from the coding sequence ATGAGTTTAGCTGTTTCCTTAAACTCGGAAATTCGCGGTCAAGGATTTCCGATACTGTGTCTTCATGGTCATCCTGGGTCAGGAGGCTGTATGTCAGTTTTTACAGATCACCTATCCCAAAACTATCAAACCATCGCCCCCGACCTGCGAGGCTATGGGAAAAGTCAGGTTAAACAACCCTTTGAGATGACCGATCATCTCCAGGATATCGAACAGCTTTTAGATAGCTTAAAAATAGATAAATGTTTAATTATCGGCTGGTCTTTGGGAGGTATACTCGCCCTAGAATTAGCATTAACAAACCCGGAAAGGTTTACGGGATTAATTTTAGTGGCGACTTCCGCCTATCCCCGTGGGAACCATCCTCCGATTTCATGGCTAGATAATCTATTAACGGGAATTGCGGGTATAATTAATTGGATCTGGCCAGCTAGTCAGTGGAATATCAACCTTTTCGGTAAGCGATCGCTATTTCGCTACTTAATCCAACAGCATACAGCCACCGCCTATAAATACATAGCCAAACAAGCCACACCCGCCTATTTACAAACCTCCAGACCAGCAACCATAGCCCTGAGACAAGCATTAAAAAACCGATATAACCGTCTAGCTGAGTTGGGAAATATTAGCTGTCATTGTCTCATATTAGCCGGAGAATGCGATCGACATATTACCGCCATCTCCAGTCAAGAAACGGCGGCAAACTTACCCAATTCGCAGTTTAACTGCTACCCCAACACAGCCCATTTATTCCCTTGGGAGATCCCCGATCAAGTGATCACCGATATCGATAACTGGATCAAAAACCATCCTGATATTGTTGATATCCGGTGA
- a CDS encoding DUF1816 domain-containing protein has translation MKNFVVSQFNTFGLAFWVEIMTEMPRCTYYFGPFLTEDEAEQAEPGYIEDIQGEGATGLQVAVKHCQPDILTVAADLDQNFDHPLQWA, from the coding sequence ATGAAAAATTTTGTGGTTAGCCAGTTTAACACTTTTGGGTTGGCGTTTTGGGTTGAAATTATGACCGAAATGCCTCGATGTACCTATTACTTTGGGCCGTTTCTTACCGAAGATGAGGCGGAACAAGCAGAACCCGGTTATATTGAAGATATTCAAGGTGAAGGTGCCACAGGTCTACAGGTGGCAGTTAAGCACTGTCAGCCTGATATTTTGACTGTGGCAGCCGATCTTGATCAAAATTTTGATCACCCCCTACAGTGGGCATAG